Proteins co-encoded in one Malus domestica chromosome 09, GDT2T_hap1 genomic window:
- the LOC103411101 gene encoding bifunctional riboflavin kinase/FMN phosphatase-like, with protein MNCCGCECNNAAAETPKPKILAVIFDLDGTLLDTEQATKGVFEEFLARHGKVLDTEREEKKRLGMTLKDSAASVVEDYHLPFTPDQFVQQIIPMYQEKWMYAEALPGANRLIKHFHDHGVPIALASNSLREYIDAKISHHRGWKELFSVILGSDQVKAGKPSPYLFEEAAKQMGVDAVHCLVIEDSLVGVKAANAAGMEVVAIPSRGEAPGSSSLADTVLHSLLEFQPEHWGLPPFEDWVDKALPIEPIYFSGLYVNGFVCEVTGDGRSALPDQVWGVFFGWAVAVADMQKTYRVVVGIGLDRNSSPDKNIQLHVVDGNNCCISNQQMKLLLVGYIRESYTKEVSSMDAETLEECKSIASASLDLPIFSHHGCVPLYPPQPFSVEDMIASDEIERC; from the exons ATGAACTGCTGTGGGTGTGAGTGCAACAATGCAGCCGCAGAGACTCCAAAACCCAAGATTTTGGCTGTTATTTTTGATTTGGATGGCACCCTTTTGGACACAG AGCAGGCAACAAAGGGCGTTTTCGAGGAATTCTTGGCTCGCCATGGCAAGGTTTTGGACACGGAaagggaggagaagaagaggttGGGGATGACACTCAAAGACTCGGCAGCTTCGGTTGTTGAGGACTATCATCTTCCATTCACCCCTGATCAGTTTGTCCAACAAATCATCCCCATGTACCAAGAAAA GTGGATGTACGCGGAAGCTCTACCTGGTGCTAATCGCCTTATCAAACACTTCCATGACCATGGAGTACCTATAGCTCTTGCTTCAAACTCCTTACGAGAATACATAGATGCAAAAATCTCTCACCATCGAG GTTGGAAGGAACTGTTTTCAGTAATTCTTGGCAGTGACCAGGTTAAAGCGGGGAAGCCCTCTCCATATTT ATTTGAAGAGGCAGCGAAGCAAATGGGTGTGGATGCTGTTCACTGCCTTGTGATTGAAGACTCATT GGTTGGTGTTAAAGCTGCCAATGCTGCCGGAATGGAGGTAGTGGCTATTCCATCCCGTGGTGAAGCTCCTGGTTCTTCCTCCCTTGCAGATACTGTGCTTCATTCTCTTTTGGAGTTTCAACCTGAGCATTGGGGCCTTCCTCCATTTGAGGACT GGGTAGATAAGGCACTGCCAATTGAACCAATTTATTTTAGTGGTCTCTATGTCAATGGGTTTGTCTGTGAAGTCACAG GGGATGGAAGATCTGCTCTCCCGGACCAAGTTTGGGGAGTTTTCTTTGGTTGGGCTGTAGCTGTAGCTGATATGCAGAAGACCTACAGGGTAGTGGTTGGCATTGGATTGGATCGCAACAGTTCTCCTGATAAAAACATT CAATTACATGTAGTTGATGGAAACAATTGTTGTATATCCAATCAGCAAATGAAACTGCTACTTGTCGGCTACATCCGGGAATCATATACAAAG gaagtttcatcaatggatgcAGAAACACTCGAGGAATGTAAGTCGATTGCAAGTGCTTCACTCGATCTGCCAATATTTAGTCACCATGGTTGTGTGCCTCTGTATCCACCACAACCTTTTTCTGTGGAAGACATGATTGCCAGTGATGAGATAGAACGATGCTGA
- the LOC103426670 gene encoding 14-3-3-like protein D, with the protein MGLATERENFAYLAKLAEQAERYDEMVDAMKKVANLDVELTVEERNLLSVGYKNVVGARRASWRILSSIEQKEEAKGNEIHVKQLKEYRRKVESELSTICSDIMAVIDEHLIPSATVGESTVFYYKMKGDYYRYLAEFKSGDDKKEAAEQSKKAYETATTTAEAELPSTHPIRLGLALNFSVFYYEIMNAPESACHLAKMAFDEAIAELDSSNEESYKDSTLIMQLLRDNLTLWTSDHPEDGEDSQKVNGNAKVGELEEANSQIS; encoded by the exons ATGGGTCTCGCTACTGAACGGGAGAACTTCGCTTACCTTGCCAAGCTCGCTGAGCAGGCAGAGCGATACGATG AGATGGTTGATGCAATGAAGAAGGTCGCAAATCTTGATGTTGAATTGACGGTTGAagagagaaacttgctctctGTTGGGTACAAGAATGTTGTTGGTGCTCGTCGCGCATCATGGAGGATCCTATCATCAATTGAACAGAAAGAGGAAGCAAAAGGAAATGAGATTCATGTGAAGCAACTCAAGGAGTATAGACGGAAGGTTGAATCAGAGCTCTCAACCATTTGTAGTGATATCATGGCAGTGATCGATGAGCATCTCATTCCTTCAGCTACAGTTGGTGAATCAACTGTTTTCTATTATAAGAT GAAAGGAGATTATTATAGGTATCTTGCAGAATTCAAGAGCGGTGACGATAAAAAAGAGGCTGCTGAACAGTCAAAGAAAGCATACGAg ACTGCCACCACTACTGCTGAGGCCGAGTTGCCTTCCACGCATCCCATCCGTTTGGGTCTGGCTCTGAATTTCTCAGTCTTCTATTATGAGATCATGAATGCTCCAGAAAG TGCTTGCCACCTTGCAAAGATGGCTTTTGATGAAGCTATTGCTGAGCTTGACTCTTCGAATGAGGAGTCATACAAAGATAGCACCTTAATCATGCAGCTTTTAAGGGACAACCTCACATTGTGGACTTCTGACCATCCAGAAGATGGAG AGGATTCCCAAAAGGTGAATGGCAATGCCAAGGTTGGCGAGTTGGAAGAGGCAAACTCACAGATTTCTTAG
- the LOC139187887 gene encoding uncharacterized protein, which yields MGQMAEFLGQFRENGKLPSTTVVNPKGGFESAKAITLRSGKEVRNKEDEKIQLKEDENTYPTARVPSPMPQPSKTSHPSTSGKNVPNVVISNTNLPNVHFPRRFAQSKKEESEKDILDTFRKVQVNIPLLDAIKQVPRYAKFLKELCTTRKRIPNKEVVKVSENVSAVLQRKLPPKCKDPGSFTIPCVIGNTRFEKCMLDLGASINVMPYSIYASMNLGELKQDGVIIQLADRSNAYPKGVLEDVLVQVHLDRMNDDALEIALVHGIGARNKCGGIQATHGMESDHISVPPCGEVFEMVAALESLPSHSGKSSLSILDSVLANKLLPSIVQPPTLELKPLPSHLKYVFLGEDQTLPVIISSSLTAQEEDKLIRVLKEHKSAIGWTLADIKGISPTTCMHRILLEEGAKPSREAQRRLNPPMLEVVKKEVIKLLDCGVIYPISDSRWVSPVQVVPKKSGITVVKNEEQELVPTRVVTGWRVCIDYRKLNAMTRKDHFPLPFLDQMLERLAGYKFYCFLDGYSGYNQIVIAPEDQEKTTFTCPFGTFAYRRMPFGLCNAPATFQRCMQGIVLGHIISEEGIEVDKSKVDLVRHLPSPTSVREVRSFLSHAEFDIEIRDKKGVENVVADHLSRMVHEEASPISETFPDEQLMSIQNRFDPSGFNLIRVGICLLDSVVVRVQIVTCRNIRKSVLL from the exons atgggccaaatggccgaatttttggggcaattccgtgaaaatggtaagttaccaagcactacggtggtcaatccaaagggtggcttcgaatctgcaaaggctatcacattacgaagtggaaaagaggtgagaaacaaggaagatgagaagatacaactcaaggaagatgagaacacctaccccacggcaagggtaccatcacccatgccgcagccatctaagacatcccatccgtccacctcaggtaagaatgttccaaatgttgtgatttcgaacactaatctgcccaatgttcATTTCCCTCGCAGATTTGCACAatcgaagaaagaagaaagcgaaAAGGACATTTTGGATACCTTTCGAAAAGTCCAAGTGAACATTCCTTTACTTGATGCTATTAAGCAAGTGCCCAGGTAcgcaaagtttttaaaagaattatgcacaactaggaaaagaattccaaacaaagaagttgtgaaggtaagtgaaaatgtatcCGCGGTTTTGCAACGGAAGTTACCTCCAAAGTGTAAGGATCCAGGGAGCTTTACTATCCCATGTGTAATTggaaacactagatttgaaaaatgcatgttagatttaggtgcttctattaatgttatgccatattccatttatgcatcaatgAACCTTGGTGAGTTAAAACAGGATGGCGTGATaattcaattggccgatcgttctaacgcttatcccaagggagtccttgaggatgttttagtgcag gtacatttggatcgaatgaacgacgatgcacttgaaataGCCTTAGTGCACGGCATAGGAGCaagaaacaagtgtgggggaatccaAGCAACCCACGGCATGGAATCTGACCATATTTCCGTGCCCCCTTGTGGTGAAGTGTTTGAAATGGTCGCGGCCCTCGAGTCATTGCCATCACATTCTGGTAAGTCTTCACTCTCAATTTTAGATTCGGTTTTGGCTAACAAGTTACTTCCATCcattgtgcagccacctacacttgagttgaagccattacctagtcacttgaagtatgttttcttgggagaagatCAAACACTACCCGTCATCATATCTAGCTCACTCAcggcccaagaagaagacaagttgataagggtgttaaaggagcacaaatctgccattggatggaccttggcggatatcaaaggcattagtcccaccacgtgcatgcatcgcatccttTTGGAGGAGGGAGCTAAGCCATCTCGGGAGGCTCAACGTCGCCTTAATCCACCCATGTTGGAAGTAGTAAAGAAGGAGGTTATAAAATTGCTTGACTGTGGTGTTATATACCCTatttctgatagtcgttgggtgtctCCCGTGCAggttgttccaaagaagtccgggatcacggtggtgaagaatgaagaacaagaGCTTGTACCCACTCGTGTGGTGACCGGTTGgcgtgtttgtattgattataggaagttaaatgccatgacaaggaaggatcactttccGTTGCCATTCCTGgaccaaatgttagaaaggttagccggttataaattttattgctttcttgatggatattccggatataaccaaattgtgatagctccggaggaccaagaaaagacaacgttcacgtgcccctttggcacctttgcatacaggcgcatgccatttggtttgtgcaatgcccctgcgacatttcaacgatgcatg caaggtattgttctaggacatattatttctgaagaaggcattgaagtggataaatctaaggtagaccttgttcgtcacttaccctctccaacttcggttagagaggttcgttcgtttcttagTCACGCAG agtttgacattgagattcgggataagaagggcgtggagaatgtggtggctgaccatcTAAGTCGAATGGTGCATGAGGAAGCATCGCCAATTTCTGAAACCTTCCCCGATGAGCAACTAATGTCTAtccag